GATAGAAGTCAAAATCTAGAATGATAAAAAAACTCATTCTTTGACATGTTCTACTTCTATGGAATTGGTATTTTTGAGATGACCGCCAAGTCACATTATGCTTTGTACATGACATGTTATAGATGACTAGATGTTGGCATGTTATGGATATTTTTGGAGCTTTCAATAAGTGGTGGTCATATGAAACTCACTGATAGGTAAAAGTAGGTGGCTGTTAGGGTGCACTTGAGGACTGGGTCTTGCACCATGCAAGAGGGGAAATTACCTGCTATATCAGGTTTATATACCTGctgttaaaaaattgaaataaataaatagaaaggAAGTTTACAAAAACACCCTCTAATACTCCTTTCTCTCTGATAAAACAGCCCGGCCTCCTTGCGGGCGGAATCCTTCCGCCGCCGCGCCGTCTCTCACCTTCGAGCACCATGACATCCTTGACTGCAGAACCACTACCCTAGTTTCTAAGAGAATTAGAAACAAAACAATCAGAAGCAGATCAACATCGCCCAGATTCAACGACTTGCATCACCAACAGCGATGTGAAATTGGTGAGATGCAAACCACCTCGAACTTCGCCCAGATCTGGGTTTTGGTGAGATGCGAGCCCGAGAATCAGCTTCTTCCACCTTACCTTGAACATCACCGGTGAAGAAGATTGAAAGGCAATCGAAGAACTACACCTGGAAAATATCTGAAAACTCCATATCTCCCTCACCTACATCTCCCTTACCCCTTACTGCTCATCTTAAAAATTCAGATCTCCATCCCCGCACGACTCTGCCAACATAACACCCATCTTAACAAACCCATCATGGTTCCTCTCATAATACCCTCAATCCCACCTTCCAATTAGTATGAGTTGCAAGTGGTTTGAATATAAAATCCAAGGAACTGCACAATGCCACAAGCCCACAATGAatttcaacctcttcaaaatgacAGTAGAAAAGCTGTCATGCTATGTTCAACTTGTGCTGCAAAATTATAAATTGAAATACCGGGAGCAAACAACCTCCAATAGCATTAAAACAACCCAGATTTTTGTTCCATCGAGTTTTTGGTAGTACTCTTTAACCGTCCCAAATCCGACCCACCACACCCCGGAAACAACCTTGCGCTGCGCCGCCCTCCAACCCCTGCCTGTCACACTGTCCCAAACCCCACCACCCACCCCCATACCAGCGACAGAGGTGCGCGACGGCGTACGACGGTTTGTGATGGCTTGCGGTGGTGCACTGCGTCATCTGGTGTTTCCGGTGAAAGGAAACAGAGATGAGAAGGAAAGATAGAAGAGAAGAGGTGAGGGCATAACAGTGAAACTGAAAACaaattaacaaataaaatattacaGTTCAAGCCGGTTATACAAATGGCATCTTAATAGAATATTCATATTCTGTGGCTAATAATGTGTCTTGCACTGGTGCAAGACATAGGCACTATTGCACCTTATAACTCACCGTAAAGGTACTTGAAGACTTTTTGGTAGTCGTCCTTTTAATGCGAATGAATAGACTTTTcctttcaaatttaatttttgacAGGTTGTTTATATTACGCCAATTAATATCAAAAAATACCTAACATTGGTAGATTGCTattaagagcatcttcaatgtaaggttcttagtttttatttttgagttaagaattaAGAATTGAGTTCTTAACCACTGAAGAGGATGACGTGGaattcttaattcttaaaaataagaactaggttcttttataagaaattttactttttgagttcttagcataaaaattaattttttctctctcattcatttaatttaagtattgaattaacatttacatttaaatcaaaattatatggaaataaaaaatattaatataatggtattgtagGACCggatgaataataataattcatggtgggagcaaaatctgcaaatagttacttaagcacatgtggcagtacagACCCACATGGATGAtactaagaactagcattggagatgctcttaagaGAAGCCACACAAATAAACGAGAGGGGGAacaaaagagaagagaagaagtgGGGATtatattagagtaaaatacacttacccccctcaaggtttgctagaaaaacactcaaccccattcttattcaaaatatacactccacccaACTCATTTTATCAAGTTAACCTCATTCAAAAAGATgattatttaatgtaaacttatttttccttttttttctggttatttttttttcagaaaaaaacgtcactttctaatatttgaCCAAACAAATATTCTCAATGCTTACATACTGTTGGAGCTGGTATATAAAGTaaccattttataaaataattcaagaataaatatgtatgaaatagttttaaattaaaacttatGGTTAAAGTACGTTAAACTTCCACTCCATAAAAGAATATaaagttatattattattttaattaatttggatAATATGATCGTGTTGGTTATAACATGTTAAATGTTAAAGTATATATTACTTTTAGTAATTGAAAATGAGGGAtgttattgatatatgataagagaattttattaaataatatccaTACATAATTCATaagcaacatttttttataaatctaggaaaaataaatttaattagtatttatttggtgaaattttaattagtatgaaattaatttcgaaatatttttatataattcacTATTTATAAAAATCCTTTATAAACTGGGTATTACTAGTAATTGTGatgttatattcttttttgttgaaactaacgttttttttttaaatggaactGACCTTAAacgatttttattttaaagtgaagtttttttttgaaaaaaataaaataaaaaataaccagaaaaaaaaaagaaatggaaaaataaatttacattaaataattttgatttgaatggaatattctgttagcatcttttggatgaagttaacatgataaaatgagtggggtggagtgtatattttgaataagaatgggATGGAAtgtttttctagcaaaccttgaggggggtaagtgtattttactcattaTATTATGAATAGTTAATTTTATTGGTTGAAGAAAAATGTTTACACATATTTAGTCTCGTTTGGTGGTCATAATAGAATTAGGGCTTAAATGGCCAATTTACCcatgtaattgtaaagggaatcggTTATggtccctgtaaaattttcgcatcaaattgggtccctagatttttttaaaattcaattaaagacaaagtgtgtttggttctgaagtgacttcaattttagcctactaAGCTTTTCCACATggctttttttaatataattaatagtttttttttattctaactcatatcattaaaaaaaacctaacctaatctgaaaaaacctaatctaatctggAAAAAAACCCTAATCCAAGAAGGGAAGATATGGAAGCAGTcactgaaaaagaagaaaagtggAAGCTCTCCTCTCCCAATTCGCCTTCCTCTCAAACTAAGCTTTGCAAGACAAGAACTTCGACCCTTCCACCATTGAAGATCTCATGAAACTATTCGAGATGGAGTCATACAAGGCATGAGTAGCAACAAATCTCTAGCAAGACCAAGAAGTGGAAGAAGCAGAGGCTGCCATGGAACAAGCTGAGAACCACCTCGAATCGGCCATGGATGAGTTCAGGCGCCATGGATGAAGATCTCATGAAGCTATTTGAGATCGAGTCATATAAGGCATGGGCAACAACAGATCTCGAGCAAGACCAAGAAGTGGAAGAAGTAGAGGCTGCCATGGAACTACCTCGAATTGGCGACGCATGCGTAAACGACGACGATGTTTTTCCCTGACAGAGGCAAATGGTGGTGAGGTCGACGTTGTACTCCTTGTTGATTAGATGGTGAATAGCGTCGGGGACCTTGATGAGAACATCTTTGGCGGTGATCAGAGGGGCGGAGGGGCTCGAACATGTCGATTGAGGGGTAGAGAGAGAGGAGGAAGTGGGTTTGTTCGTGTTTTGGGTGTTGGGATCATCCGTGATCACCTCTTGGGTTGAGGGGATTTCTCTGGTTTTCAGGGGGATCCATTGATGAAATGGTTTTTTTTAAGGGATGAAATGGTTGTTGCAAGTTAATTTTAGACAGGATTATATTAGTTTAGTTAAgtattagtattttttattttgttagtaTTAAGtatttttgttactttttaagattaatatgataAATTAGGGATTAGTATTAATTGTGGCATTACTCAGATTACGTTTTTATTAAGATTAGAGATTTATTAGATTAGGGTTTTATTTACATTAGagattttattaaatttttattttttatttatgttttaatatagagtttaatttctatgcaccgacggtgtaaagtttttttacactatCAACCAATTTATagatattatgaatttttatttcaaaggaaaatttgatacatttttcattATTTCTATCAAATCCTATCAATATCTTGTCCACCTCAAACGCAGTATAAGATAAGAATCTATcttgctcttatcatatcatatcattatCCAATCATTTATCTTATCTTGCTtttatcctatcctgaccaccaaagaGCCCTTAAAGAATAATGATAGGATAAGATATATTAGCagagaaaaatatatcaaaaatTACTTCGAATAAAATATACATaatagattttaaaattttattttcaaattttatttttttaaagttattattctattaaattaattaattttttatatttttataaatgatcctatgttttaaaataactaaaatgtaATGAATTATGATTCATACACACCTCCACCTctttttcacttttattttctatttatttatatgttctctatcaatcaaatcatctataCACCTTTACGCTCTCtcatttcttcttatctctctcttccttcacCTTTTCTCACacttaaaaaatgaggtgtgaacaaAAGGTTATCCaaatgtaattaatttttattaattagtctcttttaatttttccaTTAAGGgagtttattttaattaaagtaaaaattatatttaatcaattggTTTTAACTTAGTAGTAGcaagtgataaaaaaaaagttgcacTGATAAGTATTGGGTCTACCAAGAAACATGGTGTTGATAACGGATCCAATCCGATAAAcagtgataaaaaaaattaaatccaaTTAAACAGAAAATTAAACGGATCCAAAAATTGAGAAAACAgagttttttaatcaaattagaTCATATTTCggatttgattttcaaaactgaaccGATCCAATCCAAACCAAATGTTTATATTTATTGAAGAATAAAAGTATCAAACATCATAAAttgcaaaaataaaaagattctAAACGAATTGGGGGATTACGTGCCACATATTTAGAGAGATTCAACACAACGACTCTAACCATCATCTTGTATCCTTAACTAGATTTTTCACcagtgcgttgcacggggagcATATATCAATCAATTCATACTTTATAAACAAATAAGTAAGTATAAATCAGCGCAACAATATAACGACGACTTTTAAAACGACATAAATTTACACCAATTGACCAAAATATTTAAATGATTTCCATGAATAGAAGAGCATACACCTGTATAGATTAAATCATGCAATGGTATTCTATTGAATAAACCATCAAATAAGAACAACTCCATTATGAAAAGGATTTGAGGTTCTACACAGTGTCGCAATGAATGATATACAAAATTGATAATAAATTAGCAAAATGATGTCTAGTTGATCCAAGCTATTCCTCAGGGAAAACTCCTCTATAATCGGAGATGAAGATTCACCCTTCAGCACTGAAGTAGGGGTCCCCATAATCAACAATGGAGCGGAACCCTCAATAGAGGGAAGGGATGCCTGAAACTGACACATAACCTCTGAGTCAGAGCAGATTTTCTTAACTCAGTACGATGGTTCAAATATTGAGTTTGAGTTGTTATTGACTTCAATTTTGAATAGAAATGTTTGATCAATGAGTTCCAAAACATCAGCAGGAACTTCAAAATCAGCAGGAtcctaaaaaatgaaagaatgaATAAACATCAGCCCCATAACGAATtcatataaataaaagagttaatagTACATTACTTACCTTGGTTGGATCTTTGACCAAAGCAGCACGTGGTTTATTAAGAAGGATCTCATTACTACGATTAGCTTTTAGCTTTAACTAAAATATACTGATCTTCAGAAAAGGATCTCATTAATAGAAACTAAACAACTTATACCTCAACTAAACTATACAGATCTTCAGAAAAAGATCTCATAAACAGGAGAAACAATTGATACAAAGGTTAATCtcttttcactaaaatagaaaaattcatGGCAAAGCAATCTCTTTCAAAGGTTAAAAATAAAGCTTATTTGATTGTTCTCAGCCAAAAATTATAATCAATTTTTCATCACAATTTTCTTCTCAAAATATGTAATGAGATGAGAACAATAAAATCAAGGTGAACCTCCAATGACGACAATGTTGAATCGTGTAGATACCTTTTCATGGAATGTGGTTCCTTCACTTTGTTGCAAAAGTTCTTTCTCGGCTGATCCTCTCTGCAAACAAATGTTTCAACTTTATGTTGATTTTAATACTCAAATATCTCTAACAAAAATAGACCTTGAAAGCAAAATATATTGcagcttaatctcagccttcTTCCTCTGCCACAGGCAATCTAAAGCTCTGTCAGCATCCCCACTGAAAATAGAAATCAGAACATAAAATCACAAGTCAGTAGTTGCAATTCTTAAAAACTACTCATAGAGGTGCATCAATTCAACATAATATCTAGGTCCATTACAGTTAGAGAGGGAACAAAATATGTCCACAtcaatatatcaatatatatattaaaacagCAAGGGTTATGAGAACCCAATGCTGATGTGTCATCACCAGAAACATTCTCTTCTATGGTGCATTTTTATAGTGAGTGGAATTCCTACATGGCTCACTCTCCTTCCTTCCCTCCATTCACTGATTACGTGTCATTTTCTCCTTCATTCTCATTCTCCAGTCAGATTTTACATGGCACTCATCCACCAATCATCTTTCACCGGTCCCCACCCATTTATTTGTTTCTCTCCATGATTTTCAAATTTTGCATCAGCATTTTAAATCTTAACTGCTGCATTTACTACTCTGATATTAATCCTTGATTGCTTATTTAAAAACGTGGATGTTGATTGTTTACTTTTTAACACTGATATCTATATCTTTTAATGCTAATATCTTATTGATACTATCAACATTCTCAACCGTTTCAATTACTGATATATCTGTTTCCAATCAAAAGGTTTATTCCCCCACACTCCTTAATTCActcctttttattttatatttctgtTTCCaatctaaatatatatattgattcgcCCACCCTCCTTATCTCACTCACGCCTGATTTTTTTTAGCCAATCACAGTAATTGCTTACACCACTAAACGTGTTACGTGCACAGCCTTCTCAATTCCtgattctttttaaaaaagaactcTTCTCAATTGCAGATAGTGTGCATCGTGGTTGTGAAATTCCTTTTTTCCAATGAAACATAATTATAGACAATGGCACCGAGGCTGTGAATTTTTCAGTGATTCTAAACTCAAATTCAATACTCCCCCTCCCCCTTCTACTATATATAAGATCCTGATGTTCAATTGTTTTTCACTCACTCTTGCTTTGTTCCTATCTTATTTCCTTGCTCTGAAGGAGATTCATTAACCATGGCAATCAAAGTTGATGATGTCTCAGATGTGAATAATTCAAAGGATACTTGGAACATCGTTACAAAGGTGGTTCGTTTGTGGGTTAGTCCCAGCTTCAGTGGAGGGAAATTGCCATTCTCAATGGAGTTGGTGTTGATGGATTCAAAGGTGAATTTATCTGCATTCCTATCTCTGATTCCATATTAATATTATTCATTGATATGCTCtgaaacttttttttattaaaaatcttGCAGGGTTGTCAGATTCATGCTTCAGTGAGGAAAACTTTGGTCTATAGGTTCCACCCCCTGTTGACTGAAGGTCAGGTCTATCAGATTTCATATTTTGGTGTTGGGGACAATCTTGGTGATTTTAGAACAACTACtcattagtttaaaattaactttCATATTCATACCAAAGTGAAGGAGATTGGAAACTGTCCAATAACCAAAAGTCCTTACTCTTTCATTCCTTTGTCTGAGATTATGTTCAATGATCCGGATCCTTCTTATCTaataggtatttttttttcttgattctTGCATTTTTTTCGTGTTGTTACAATATAAAATTTGTTACtgatacatgttttttttttctagataTCATTGGTATCCTTACTGGATCAAGCGGTGAGCAAGAGTATGAGAAGGATGGGAAAATTCAAAAGAGAGTTACCATCGAGCTTTTTCAAGATGGGTTAGTAATGCATTGTTTTATAATATATGTTCATCATACTGAATTCTTACAATGTTTGCTCAATAAAATTGCAGGGTTCGTCTTGAATGTGCCTTCTTTGGTAACTATGTTGGACAGATTCTTGGGCAATTGGCTGCTGGTGACATGACAAATGCAGTAGTTGTTGTTCAATATGCTAAAATTAAACCATTCAGAGGTTAGGAATAGTTGGTTATGAATGCAATTGTATttatttggcttaattgcacttttgctccctgatctttcacctttgtgcgatttacctccctcatctttaaaatgagcgaattccctccctcttctattaatatgtgtgatttaggcccttccgttagttagccgtccaattgctaacggtggttgctattttcaccccccttttactaaccacacccccttatcagaaataaaaataaaaaaataaaaataaattaaataaattaaataaaattaatagaaaataaaaaaaactataaattaaaaaaaactgaaaaaatatttttataaaaatcaaagaaaaaataataaaataaatgaaataagttaaatacaattaatagaaaatgaaaaaatatttttataaaatcaaagaaaaaactgaatttttttttataaaaatcaaagaaaaaaatgtttttataaagtcaaagaaaataacatattttttttaattgaagatagaaatttaaaaataaaataaaagaagaatttgtttctatttgcaccacctacactaaattaaaaataattattcttttat
This portion of the Lotus japonicus ecotype B-129 chromosome 3, LjGifu_v1.2 genome encodes:
- the LOC130747048 gene encoding uncharacterized protein LOC130747048 produces the protein MAIKVDDVSDVNNSKDTWNIVTKVVRLWVSPSFSGGKLPFSMELVLMDSKGCQIHASVRKTLVYRFHPLLTEDIIGILTGSSGEQEYEKDGKIQKRVTIELFQDGVRLECAFFGNYVGQILGQLAAGDMTNAVVVVQYAKIKPFRGGQVFRMCMVLLRFYLIQMFRRQNHSVQGFSN